Proteins encoded by one window of Bradyrhizobium sp. B097:
- a CDS encoding MdtA/MuxA family multidrug efflux RND transporter periplasmic adaptor subunit, translated as MDQHIKDPLIAAPEQTRRPSRGRGFLTACVVLAVLAGIVWWTRQQAAPPQAGGGRNAGPMSIVPETVGKGDIGVSLNALGTVTSLATVTIRSQISGYLMKIDFKEGDEVKKGDLIAEIDSRPYEATLAQAKGTLARDEAQLKGAQVDLTRYQNLATQNAVPHQTLDTQVALVAQYQGTVEADRASVKSAEVNLQYCRIVSPINGRVGLRQVDLGNYVTAGDSNGLVVITQLEPISVLFTLPEDNLQAVAKRLKEGAVLPAAAYDRSGANKLAEGSLQTFDSQIDATTGTIKLRAQFENDKRTLYPNQFVNIRLLLDTHKDATTMSTAGIQRGVPGTFVYLVNADSTVSVRPVKIGVTDGDRVEVLSGLVPGDRIVIDGADKLREGAKVVVRSAADAASPAGAAKGTASGAANGAAKGGGAAPDKLGGGDHKGSADGQTK; from the coding sequence ATGGACCAGCATATCAAAGACCCGTTGATCGCGGCGCCCGAGCAAACCAGGCGGCCATCGCGCGGGCGAGGGTTTCTGACAGCGTGTGTCGTGCTGGCGGTGCTTGCCGGCATCGTCTGGTGGACGCGGCAGCAGGCCGCGCCGCCGCAGGCCGGCGGCGGGCGCAACGCCGGGCCGATGTCGATCGTGCCGGAGACCGTCGGCAAGGGCGATATCGGCGTCAGCCTGAATGCGCTCGGCACCGTGACGTCGCTCGCGACCGTGACGATCAGGAGCCAGATCAGCGGCTACCTGATGAAGATCGACTTCAAGGAGGGCGATGAGGTCAAGAAGGGTGACCTGATCGCCGAGATCGATTCGCGTCCCTATGAGGCGACGCTGGCGCAGGCCAAGGGCACTCTGGCGCGCGACGAGGCGCAGCTGAAGGGCGCCCAGGTCGATCTCACCCGCTACCAGAATCTCGCCACGCAGAACGCCGTGCCGCATCAGACGCTCGATACCCAGGTCGCGCTGGTCGCGCAGTATCAGGGCACGGTCGAGGCCGACCGGGCATCGGTGAAATCGGCCGAAGTGAATCTGCAATATTGTCGTATCGTCTCGCCGATCAACGGGCGGGTCGGACTGCGCCAGGTCGACCTCGGCAACTATGTGACGGCGGGCGACAGTAACGGCCTTGTCGTGATCACGCAGCTCGAGCCGATCAGCGTGCTGTTCACGCTGCCGGAGGACAATCTGCAGGCGGTCGCGAAGCGGTTGAAGGAGGGCGCGGTGCTGCCGGCGGCCGCCTATGACCGCAGCGGCGCCAACAAGCTCGCCGAGGGATCGCTGCAGACCTTCGACAGCCAGATCGATGCCACCACGGGCACGATCAAGCTGCGCGCCCAGTTCGAGAACGACAAGCGCACGCTGTATCCGAACCAGTTCGTCAACATCCGCCTGCTGCTCGACACCCACAAGGATGCCACGACGATGTCGACCGCCGGCATCCAGCGCGGCGTCCCCGGCACCTTCGTCTATCTGGTCAACGCCGACAGCACCGTCTCGGTGCGGCCGGTCAAGATCGGCGTCACCGACGGCGACCGCGTCGAGGTGCTCTCGGGGCTTGTGCCCGGAGATCGCATCGTGATCGACGGCGCCGACAAGCTGCGCGAGGGCGCCAAGGTGGTGGTGCGCTCGGCCGCCGATGCCGCGAGCCCGGCCGGTGCAGCCAAGGGGACGGCGAGCGGGGCCGCGAATGGGGCCGCGAAGGGAGGCGGGGCTGCTCCCGACAAGCTGGGAGGCGGCGACCATAAGGGTTCCGCGGACGGGCAGACGAAATGA
- a CDS encoding MdtB/MuxB family multidrug efflux RND transporter permease subunit has translation MNPSRPFILRPVATTLMMIAIMLSGMLAFRFLPVAALPEVDYPTIQVQTFYPGASPDVMTSSVTAPLEVQFGQMPNLNQMSSVSSAGSSVITLQFGLSISLDVAEQEVQAAINAAGNLLPSDLPAPPIYAKVNPADAPILTLGLTSKTMPLTQVQDFVDTRLAQKISQLPGVGLVSISGGQRPAVRIQADIRKLAAYGLNIDDLRTTLGNANVNTPKGNFDGAMRAYTINANDQIRNASDYRSLIIAYKNGSPVRLSDVGNVVDGAQNDKLGAWMNETQAIILNIQRQPGANVISVVQGIKDLLPQLQATLPAAIDLNILTDRTVTIRASVRDVEYELALAVILVVLVIFVFLRSTRATLIPSLSVPLSLVGTLGAMYLFGFSLNNLSLMALTIATGFVVDDAIVVIENISRYIEEGESPLEAALRGSEQIGFTIISLTVSLIAVLIPLLFMGDVVGRLFREFAITLSVTILISAVVSLTLVPMACAKLLKPESMTRENTLQRLSREGFDAVIAIYGRMLNWVLDRQTFVLLIALATFGLTALLYVVIPKGFFPVQDTGVIQAISEAPQSVSYAAMAERQQRLASAILKDPDVESLSSFIGVDGTNTTLNSGRILINLKPHEQRKAGVSTVMDRIKASTAALTGITLYMQPVQDLTIEGTVSRTQYQFILQDADPNELAEWTPKLVDKLRELPELSDVTSDISAQGLSVFVDIDRDQAARFGITPATIDNALYDSYGQRIVSTVFTNSNQYRVILEADPSLQNSLDSLSSIYLPSSVGSTPVPLSVMARMRVETAPLQVSHLGQFPSATVSFNLAPGASLGGAVTAIKQAQAEINQPLGMITSFQGAALAFQSSLSNQLFLILAAIITVYIVLGVLYESFIHPLTILSTLPSAGIGALLALMMAGQDLTIIAIIGIILLIGIVKKNAIMMIDFALDAERNEGKPPREAIYQACLLRFRPIIMTTMAAVLGALPLMLGSGAGSELRHPLGISIVGGLLVSQMLTLFTTPVIYLWFDRLALRFAGRADEVGEASGSR, from the coding sequence ATGAACCCGTCGCGGCCATTCATCCTGCGGCCGGTGGCGACGACCCTGATGATGATCGCCATCATGCTGTCGGGCATGCTGGCGTTCAGATTCCTGCCGGTCGCGGCGCTGCCGGAGGTCGATTATCCGACCATCCAGGTGCAGACCTTCTATCCGGGCGCCAGCCCCGACGTGATGACGTCGTCGGTGACGGCGCCGCTCGAGGTGCAGTTCGGCCAGATGCCGAATTTGAACCAGATGAGCTCGGTGAGCTCGGCCGGTTCATCCGTCATCACGCTGCAGTTCGGCCTGTCGATCTCGCTCGACGTGGCCGAGCAGGAGGTGCAGGCCGCGATCAACGCCGCGGGCAATCTGTTGCCGTCGGACCTGCCGGCGCCGCCGATCTACGCCAAGGTCAATCCGGCTGACGCGCCGATCCTCACTCTCGGCCTGACCTCGAAGACGATGCCGCTGACCCAGGTGCAGGACTTCGTCGACACCCGGCTGGCGCAGAAGATCTCGCAGCTGCCCGGCGTCGGCCTCGTCAGCATCAGCGGCGGCCAGCGGCCCGCGGTGCGCATCCAGGCCGACATCCGCAAGCTCGCGGCCTATGGCCTCAACATCGACGATCTCCGCACCACGCTCGGCAACGCCAACGTCAACACGCCGAAGGGCAATTTCGACGGCGCGATGCGCGCCTACACCATCAACGCCAACGACCAGATCCGCAATGCCAGCGACTACCGCTCGCTGATCATCGCCTACAAGAACGGCTCGCCGGTCCGCCTCAGCGACGTCGGCAACGTCGTCGACGGCGCGCAGAACGACAAGCTCGGCGCCTGGATGAACGAGACGCAGGCGATCATCCTCAACATCCAGCGCCAGCCCGGCGCCAACGTGATCTCGGTGGTCCAGGGCATCAAGGACCTGCTGCCGCAGCTGCAGGCCACGCTGCCGGCCGCGATCGACCTCAACATCCTGACCGACCGGACCGTGACGATCCGGGCCTCGGTCCGCGACGTCGAGTACGAGCTGGCGCTCGCGGTGATCCTGGTCGTGCTGGTGATCTTCGTGTTCCTGCGCTCGACCCGCGCCACGCTGATCCCGAGCCTGTCGGTGCCGCTCTCGCTGGTCGGCACGCTGGGCGCAATGTATCTGTTCGGCTTCAGCCTGAACAATCTGTCGCTGATGGCGCTGACGATCGCGACCGGCTTCGTGGTCGACGACGCCATCGTCGTGATCGAGAACATCTCGCGCTATATCGAGGAGGGCGAGTCGCCGCTCGAGGCGGCGCTGCGCGGCTCCGAGCAGATCGGCTTCACCATCATCTCGCTGACGGTGTCGCTGATCGCGGTGCTGATCCCGCTGCTGTTCATGGGCGACGTCGTCGGCCGCCTGTTCCGCGAATTCGCCATCACGCTGTCGGTCACGATCCTGATCTCTGCCGTGGTGTCGCTGACATTGGTGCCGATGGCCTGCGCGAAACTCCTGAAGCCGGAGAGCATGACGCGCGAGAACACCCTCCAGCGGCTCAGCCGGGAAGGCTTCGACGCCGTCATCGCGATCTACGGCCGGATGCTCAACTGGGTGCTGGATCGCCAGACGTTCGTTCTGCTGATCGCGCTTGCTACCTTTGGTCTCACGGCGCTGCTCTACGTCGTCATTCCCAAGGGCTTCTTTCCGGTGCAGGACACCGGCGTGATCCAGGCGATCTCGGAGGCGCCGCAATCGGTGTCCTATGCGGCGATGGCCGAGCGGCAGCAGCGGCTCGCCAGCGCGATCCTGAAGGATCCCGATGTCGAGAGCCTGTCGTCGTTCATCGGCGTCGACGGCACCAACACCACGCTCAACAGCGGCCGCATCCTGATCAATCTGAAGCCGCATGAGCAGCGCAAGGCCGGCGTCTCGACGGTGATGGACCGGATCAAGGCGAGCACTGCCGCGCTGACCGGCATCACGCTCTACATGCAGCCGGTCCAGGACCTCACCATCGAAGGCACGGTGAGCCGGACGCAGTATCAGTTCATCCTGCAGGACGCCGATCCGAACGAGCTTGCGGAATGGACGCCGAAGCTGGTCGACAAGCTCAGGGAATTGCCGGAGCTCAGCGACGTCACCAGCGACATCTCCGCGCAGGGGCTGTCGGTGTTCGTGGACATCGACCGCGACCAGGCCGCGCGGTTCGGCATCACGCCGGCGACGATCGACAACGCGCTGTACGATTCCTACGGCCAGCGCATCGTCTCCACCGTCTTCACCAATTCGAACCAGTACCGCGTCATCCTCGAGGCCGATCCGTCGCTGCAGAACTCGCTGGATTCGCTGTCGTCGATCTATCTGCCGTCATCGGTGGGCTCGACGCCGGTGCCGCTGTCCGTGATGGCCAGGATGCGGGTCGAGACCGCGCCGTTGCAGGTCTCGCATCTCGGCCAATTCCCGTCGGCAACCGTTTCGTTCAACCTGGCCCCGGGCGCCTCGCTCGGCGGCGCGGTGACCGCGATCAAGCAGGCGCAGGCCGAAATCAACCAGCCGCTCGGCATGATCACGAGCTTCCAGGGCGCGGCGCTGGCGTTCCAGTCCTCGCTGTCCAACCAGCTGTTCCTGATCCTGGCCGCGATCATCACGGTCTATATCGTGCTGGGTGTGCTCTATGAGAGCTTTATCCATCCGCTGACCATCCTGTCGACGCTGCCTTCCGCCGGCATCGGCGCGCTGCTGGCGCTGATGATGGCCGGCCAGGATCTCACCATCATCGCGATCATCGGCATCATCCTCCTGATCGGCATCGTGAAGAAGAACGCGATCATGATGATCGACTTCGCGCTCGATGCCGAGCGCAACGAGGGCAAGCCGCCGCGGGAGGCGATCTACCAGGCCTGCCTGTTGCGGTTCCGGCCGATCATCATGACGACGATGGCCGCCGTGCTCGGCGCGCTGCCGCTGATGCTCGGCAGCGGTGCCGGCTCCGAGCTCCGGCATCCGCTCGGCATCTCGATCGTCGGCGGCCTCTTGGTGAGCCAGATGCTGACCCTGTTCACGACGCCGGTGATCTATCTCTGGTTCGATCGCCTGGCGCTGCGGTTTGCCGGGCGGGCGGACGAGGTCGGCGAGGCGAGCGGGTCGCGTTGA
- a CDS encoding efflux RND transporter permease subunit: MDPSTPFIRRPVATTLLTFGLAAAGLVAFFKLPVSPLPQVDFPTISVQATLPGASPQDVATTVASPLERHLGQIADVTEMTSSSSVGSTRITLQFGLNRDINGAARDVQAAINAARADLPTSLRSNPTYRKVNPADAPILILTLTSDTLTRGALYDAASTVLAQKLSQVEGIGEVVVGGSSLPAVRVDLIPQALYKYGIGLEDVRAALSSANAHSPKGGIDVGDQRYQVYANDQANKADDYRSLIVAYRNGAPVHLSDVGEVADGVENLRNAGLANGKPAVLLILYRQPNANIISTVDLVKGLMPQLQASISPAIDIGLAVDRSTTIRTSLRDVERTLVLAVVLVIIVVFAFLRNLRATLIPVVAVSVSLVATFGAMYLIGYSLDNLSLMALTVATGFVVDDAIVVLENVTRYIEEGLSPLEAALKGANEVGFTVLSMSISLIAVFIPILLMAGIVGRLFREFAMTISISILISLAVSLATTPMMCAVLLKPDSGGHGRLYWASERFFEAMLNFYRRTLTAALQHPLSVMLILAAVFGLNFYLYDVIPKGFFPQQDTGRLVGSIQADQSVSFQLMQQKLAQFVGIIQKDPAVETVVGFTGGGQTNSGFVFVSLRPLDQRKIGADGVISRLRREMAVVPGASLFLQAVQDIRVGGRASNAQYQYTLQGSTLEELNDWTPKIAAALQRDPNLADVNSDQQNKGLESDLVIDRDAAARLGVTVSQIDNTLYDAFGQRQVSTIYVARNQYHVIMEVAPRYWQNPETLKDVYISTSGGSVGGSQSTNAVAGTVVAPGTSSAASSANAQAARNQATNSIGSTGKGVASTGSAVSTNSETMIPLSAVAEFKQGATPLAVNHQGLLVANTISFNLPPNVSLSTAVGSIEATMNRIGVPATIRGTFQGSAKAFQDSLSNQPFLILAAIVTIYIVLGVLYESYVHPLTILSTLPSAGVGALLALMAFKTEFSIMALIGVILLIGIVKKNAIMMIDFALDAERRRGLEPLEAIKEACLLRFRPIMMTTMAALLGAVPLAIGMGDGGELRQPLGIAIVGGLILSQVLTLYTTPVIYLYLDRFRLWALRVRRGGAMRMPGSSLQPGE; the protein is encoded by the coding sequence ATGGATCCGTCAACGCCCTTCATCCGCCGGCCGGTCGCGACCACGCTGTTGACGTTCGGGCTTGCGGCGGCCGGCCTTGTCGCGTTCTTCAAGCTGCCGGTGTCACCGCTGCCGCAGGTGGATTTTCCGACCATCTCGGTACAGGCGACGCTGCCCGGCGCCAGCCCGCAGGACGTCGCGACCACGGTCGCCAGCCCGCTTGAGCGGCATCTCGGCCAGATCGCCGACGTGACGGAGATGACGTCGTCGAGCTCGGTCGGCTCGACCCGGATCACGCTGCAGTTCGGGTTGAACCGCGACATCAACGGCGCGGCGCGGGACGTGCAGGCCGCCATCAATGCGGCGCGGGCAGACTTGCCGACCAGCCTGCGCAGCAATCCGACCTATCGCAAGGTCAACCCGGCGGACGCGCCGATCCTGATCCTGACGCTGACGTCGGATACGCTGACCCGCGGCGCGCTCTACGATGCCGCCTCCACGGTGCTGGCGCAGAAGCTGTCGCAGGTCGAGGGCATCGGCGAGGTCGTGGTCGGCGGCAGCTCGCTGCCCGCCGTACGCGTCGATCTGATCCCCCAGGCGCTCTACAAATACGGCATCGGGCTCGAAGACGTCCGCGCGGCGCTGTCGAGCGCCAACGCCCACAGCCCCAAGGGCGGCATCGATGTCGGCGACCAGCGCTACCAGGTCTACGCCAACGACCAGGCCAACAAGGCCGACGACTACAGATCGCTGATCGTGGCCTACCGCAATGGCGCGCCGGTTCACCTCTCCGATGTCGGCGAGGTCGCCGACGGCGTCGAGAACCTGCGCAATGCCGGGCTCGCCAACGGCAAGCCCGCGGTGCTGCTCATCCTTTACCGCCAGCCGAACGCCAACATCATCTCGACCGTCGACCTGGTGAAGGGGCTGATGCCGCAATTGCAGGCCTCGATTTCGCCGGCGATCGACATCGGTCTTGCGGTGGATCGCTCGACAACCATCCGCACCTCGCTCCGCGACGTCGAGCGAACGCTGGTTCTGGCGGTGGTGCTGGTCATCATCGTGGTGTTCGCGTTCCTGCGCAATTTGCGCGCCACCTTGATTCCGGTGGTGGCGGTCTCGGTGTCGCTGGTCGCGACCTTCGGGGCGATGTACCTGATCGGCTACAGCCTCGACAATCTGTCGCTGATGGCGCTGACGGTCGCGACCGGCTTCGTGGTCGATGACGCGATCGTCGTGCTGGAGAACGTCACCCGTTACATCGAGGAGGGCCTGAGCCCGCTCGAGGCGGCGCTGAAGGGCGCCAACGAGGTCGGCTTCACCGTGCTGTCGATGAGCATCTCGCTGATCGCGGTGTTCATCCCGATCCTGCTGATGGCCGGCATCGTCGGGCGGCTGTTCCGTGAATTCGCGATGACGATCTCGATCTCGATCCTGATCTCGCTCGCGGTCTCGCTGGCGACCACGCCGATGATGTGCGCCGTGCTGCTCAAGCCGGACAGCGGCGGCCACGGCCGGCTCTATTGGGCCAGCGAGCGCTTCTTCGAGGCGATGCTGAATTTCTACCGCAGGACGCTGACCGCGGCGCTGCAGCATCCGCTGTCGGTGATGCTGATCCTGGCGGCGGTGTTCGGTCTCAACTTCTATCTCTACGACGTGATCCCGAAGGGCTTCTTTCCGCAGCAGGACACCGGCCGGCTGGTCGGTTCGATCCAGGCCGACCAGAGCGTGTCGTTCCAACTGATGCAGCAGAAGCTCGCGCAGTTCGTCGGCATCATCCAGAAGGATCCGGCCGTGGAGACGGTGGTCGGCTTCACCGGCGGCGGCCAGACCAATTCCGGTTTCGTGTTCGTCTCGCTGCGTCCGCTCGACCAGCGCAAGATCGGCGCCGACGGCGTGATCTCGCGGTTGCGCCGCGAGATGGCGGTGGTGCCCGGCGCCAGCCTGTTCCTGCAGGCGGTGCAGGACATCCGGGTCGGGGGCAGGGCCTCGAACGCGCAGTATCAGTACACGCTGCAGGGCTCGACGCTGGAGGAGCTTAATGACTGGACGCCGAAGATCGCCGCGGCGTTGCAGCGCGATCCGAACCTTGCCGACGTCAACAGCGACCAGCAGAACAAGGGGCTGGAATCCGACCTCGTGATCGACCGCGATGCCGCGGCCCGGCTCGGCGTCACGGTGAGCCAGATCGACAACACCCTCTACGACGCCTTCGGCCAGCGTCAGGTGTCGACGATCTATGTCGCGCGCAACCAGTACCACGTCATCATGGAGGTCGCGCCGCGCTACTGGCAGAATCCTGAGACGCTGAAGGACGTCTACATCAGCACGTCGGGCGGCTCGGTCGGCGGCTCGCAATCGACCAACGCGGTGGCCGGTACCGTGGTGGCGCCGGGAACCTCGAGCGCCGCCAGTTCAGCCAATGCCCAGGCCGCGCGCAACCAGGCCACCAATTCGATCGGCTCGACCGGGAAGGGCGTGGCCTCGACCGGATCGGCCGTCTCGACCAACAGCGAGACCATGATTCCGCTGTCGGCAGTGGCGGAGTTCAAGCAGGGCGCGACGCCGCTTGCGGTCAATCACCAGGGCCTCCTGGTCGCCAACACCATCTCGTTCAACCTGCCGCCGAACGTGTCGCTGAGCACCGCGGTCGGCAGCATCGAGGCGACCATGAACCGGATCGGCGTCCCGGCCACGATCCGCGGCACGTTCCAGGGCTCCGCCAAGGCGTTCCAGGATTCGCTCAGCAACCAGCCGTTCCTGATCCTCGCCGCGATCGTCACGATCTACATCGTGCTGGGCGTGCTCTATGAGAGCTACGTCCATCCGCTGACCATCTTGTCCACACTGCCTTCGGCAGGTGTGGGTGCCTTGCTGGCGCTGATGGCATTCAAGACCGAGTTCAGTATCATGGCGCTGATCGGCGTCATCCTGCTGATCGGCATTGTGAAGAAGAACGCCATCATGATGATCGACTTTGCGCTGGACGCGGAACGCAGGCGCGGGCTGGAGCCGCTCGAGGCGATCAAGGAGGCATGCCTGCTGCGCTTCCGTCCCATCATGATGACGACGATGGCCGCGCTGCTCGGCGCCGTGCCGCTCGCGATCGGGATGGGCGACGGCGGCGAGCTGCGGCAGCCGCTCGGCATCGCGATCGTCGGCGGCCTGATCCTGAGCCAGGTCCTGACGCTCTACACGACGCCGGTCATCTACCTCTATCTCGACCGGTTCCGCTTGTGGGCCCTGCGCGTCCGCCGCGGCGGCGCCATGCGCATGCCGGGCTCCTCACTTCAACCGGGCGAGTAA
- a CDS encoding DASS family sodium-coupled anion symporter, which translates to MKSSWRTFAPLLVWLVIYLVPVPSGLNTNQWHYFAVFAAVITGLILESMPVGAVGLIGLTVAGVGGYVEPDPNKSLRWMLAGFSESTVWLIVGAFVFSIGYRKSGLGRRLALLLVRGLGRRTIGLGYAVAFSDLVLAPATPSNTARSGGTIYPIVSNIPRIYGSEPGPTAGKIGTFVMWTAFATTAVTSSLFLTALAPNAAALSIAKKLVNIEVGWSQWFIGFAPLGILLLLLVPLLSYAICRPEIKASPEIVTWSEGELAKMGPPSRHEWIMAVLVLLAMFLWICGSNPNISVPLLGSNFINATTVVFVVISLMLLTGVIAFEDIVAEKSAWEVFFYFTSLLTLSSGLNEIGFIKWVAEGYAKPLSGTSPVVGMILLVTFFFWIHYFFSSITSHTAAVLPVVLAVGSSIPGLSVQTLMLLCVYSLGLMGVISPYATGPAPMYYGSGYIGKGDFWKFGLIFGVIYFAGLLLIVLPWLQMIG; encoded by the coding sequence ATGAAATCGTCATGGCGGACGTTTGCGCCGTTGCTGGTCTGGCTGGTGATCTATCTGGTCCCGGTGCCGTCAGGGCTGAACACCAATCAGTGGCACTATTTTGCGGTGTTCGCCGCGGTCATCACCGGGCTGATCCTCGAATCGATGCCGGTCGGCGCGGTCGGCCTGATTGGACTGACGGTCGCCGGGGTCGGCGGTTATGTCGAGCCCGACCCGAACAAGTCGCTGCGCTGGATGCTCGCCGGCTTTTCCGAGAGCACGGTGTGGCTGATCGTCGGCGCCTTCGTGTTCTCGATCGGCTACCGCAAGAGCGGGCTCGGCCGCCGGCTGGCGCTGCTCTTGGTGCGCGGGCTCGGCCGCCGCACCATCGGGCTCGGCTATGCGGTGGCGTTCTCCGATCTGGTGCTGGCGCCGGCAACGCCGTCCAACACCGCGCGCTCGGGCGGCACCATCTATCCGATCGTCAGCAACATCCCGCGCATCTACGGCTCCGAGCCCGGTCCGACCGCGGGCAAGATCGGCACCTTCGTGATGTGGACCGCGTTTGCGACCACGGCCGTCACCAGCTCGCTGTTTCTGACCGCGCTGGCGCCGAACGCCGCCGCGCTCTCGATCGCCAAGAAGCTCGTCAATATCGAGGTCGGCTGGTCGCAATGGTTCATCGGCTTCGCGCCGCTCGGGATCCTCTTGCTGTTGCTGGTGCCGCTGTTGAGCTACGCCATCTGCCGGCCGGAGATCAAGGCGAGCCCCGAGATCGTGACCTGGAGCGAAGGCGAACTCGCCAAGATGGGGCCTCCGTCGCGGCACGAATGGATCATGGCGGTGCTGGTGCTGCTGGCGATGTTCCTGTGGATCTGCGGCTCCAATCCCAATATCAGCGTGCCGCTGCTCGGCTCGAACTTCATCAACGCGACCACGGTGGTGTTCGTCGTGATCTCGCTGATGCTGCTCACAGGCGTGATCGCATTCGAGGACATCGTCGCGGAGAAGAGTGCGTGGGAGGTATTCTTCTATTTCACCTCGCTGCTCACGCTGTCGTCGGGTCTCAACGAGATCGGCTTCATCAAATGGGTGGCCGAGGGTTATGCGAAGCCGCTGTCCGGCACGTCGCCGGTGGTCGGGATGATCCTGCTCGTCACATTCTTCTTCTGGATCCACTATTTCTTCTCGAGCATCACCTCGCATACCGCCGCCGTGCTGCCGGTGGTGCTCGCGGTCGGCTCCAGCATTCCCGGCCTGTCGGTGCAGACCCTGATGCTGCTGTGCGTCTACTCGCTCGGCCTGATGGGCGTGATCTCGCCCTATGCCACCGGACCGGCGCCGATGTATTACGGCAGCGGCTATATCGGCAAAGGCGACTTCTGGAAGTTCGGGCTGATCTTCGGCGTAATCTACTTTGCCGGATTGTTGCTGATCGTGTTGCCCTGGCTACAGATGATTGGGTAA
- a CDS encoding efflux transporter outer membrane subunit, whose protein sequence is MPTGAALLSLRILRKPVRFRRVAAFGGLSLGLSLGLTGCIPGVEKPELSLEVPASYRAAAKGDADAAVPALAWWRGFRSPELTGLMESAQQYNLDIAVAIAQIVQADAQAGVSGAALLPSISGSANAERQKIATGSSSSLGSSSGTFSQYSLGLSASYIVDFWGKNRATLSASEESATVARYNREVVALTTMATVANTYFQVLAAQDQIKATRRNLAAAERILALIKSQFAGGTASQLDLSQQEALVATQRAAIPPLEVTLGQNTAALALLVARAPADFAVRGGSTTQISVPRITPGMPSELLYQRPDVRQAEAQLAASNFSVDAARAAFFPQIQLTGTTGFQSAALASLFAPGAWYYTLAAGLTQPLFDGFLLESQLKLAKGQQLQNLQAYRKAVLSAFADVEKALIALQKYTLQERLQSDVVASSRKAFEVSEMQLRGGTVNLITVLQTQQTLFTAELNLVSVRLNKLLAASSLFQALGGGWTPAGTLAAAVP, encoded by the coding sequence ATGCCGACAGGTGCAGCGTTGCTTAGTCTTCGAATATTGCGGAAACCGGTCCGGTTTCGGCGCGTGGCGGCGTTCGGCGGCCTCAGCCTTGGTCTGAGCCTTGGCCTGACCGGCTGCATCCCCGGGGTGGAGAAACCCGAGCTCAGTCTCGAAGTGCCGGCGAGCTATCGCGCCGCCGCCAAGGGCGATGCCGACGCCGCCGTTCCGGCGCTCGCCTGGTGGCGCGGCTTCCGCTCGCCCGAGCTGACCGGGCTGATGGAATCCGCGCAGCAATACAATCTCGATATCGCGGTCGCGATCGCCCAGATCGTGCAGGCCGACGCGCAGGCCGGCGTGTCCGGCGCCGCGCTGCTGCCGTCGATCTCGGGATCGGCGAATGCCGAGCGTCAGAAGATCGCGACGGGATCGAGTTCATCGCTCGGCAGCAGCAGCGGCACGTTCTCGCAGTACAGTCTGGGGCTGAGCGCGAGCTATATCGTCGATTTCTGGGGCAAGAACCGCGCGACGTTGTCGGCGTCGGAAGAGAGCGCGACGGTTGCCCGCTACAATCGCGAGGTGGTCGCACTGACCACGATGGCGACGGTGGCCAACACCTATTTCCAGGTGCTGGCGGCGCAGGACCAGATCAAGGCCACCCGGCGCAATCTGGCGGCGGCCGAGCGCATCCTGGCTTTGATCAAGTCGCAATTCGCCGGCGGCACCGCCTCGCAACTCGACTTGTCGCAGCAGGAGGCACTGGTCGCCACGCAGCGCGCGGCGATCCCGCCGCTCGAGGTGACGCTGGGGCAGAACACCGCCGCGCTCGCCCTCTTGGTGGCGCGCGCACCGGCTGATTTCGCGGTGCGCGGCGGCAGCACCACGCAGATCTCGGTGCCGCGCATCACGCCGGGGATGCCGTCGGAATTGCTCTACCAGCGGCCTGACGTGCGTCAGGCCGAGGCGCAACTCGCGGCCTCCAATTTCAGCGTCGACGCGGCGCGGGCAGCGTTCTTCCCGCAGATTCAGCTGACCGGCACCACGGGCTTCCAGAGCGCGGCGCTCGCCTCGCTGTTTGCGCCGGGCGCCTGGTACTACACGCTCGCGGCCGGGCTGACCCAGCCGCTGTTCGACGGCTTCCTGCTGGAGAGCCAGCTCAAGCTCGCCAAGGGCCAGCAATTGCAAAACCTGCAGGCCTATCGCAAGGCGGTGCTGTCGGCCTTCGCCGATGTCGAGAAGGCGCTGATCGCGTTGCAGAAGTATACGCTGCAGGAGCGGCTGCAGTCCGACGTGGTGGCGAGCTCGCGCAAGGCGTTCGAGGTCTCCGAGATGCAGCTGCGCGGCGGCACGGTCAATCTGATCACGGTGCTGCAGACACAGCAGACGCTGTTCACGGCTGAACTCAACCTGGTGTCGGTGCGGCTTAACAAGCTGCTGGCGGCGAGCAGCCTGTTCCAGGCGCTCGGCGGCGGCTGGACGCCGGCCGGCACGCTCGCGGCGGCAGTGCCATGA